One window from the genome of Leuconostoc suionicum encodes:
- a CDS encoding arginine repressor gives MNKKDRQKALLLLIKEHPVGRQEDIVAHFEKIGEKVTQATISRDINELGLIKVPNSHDGFLYHLPKSDDRPYLQRLRRALQQSFLNLRAQRGMIMIKVQPGNGQLVANLIEQVQLPEIFATISDDGSVLVLLKDGIPTAKVINIIQKLLEK, from the coding sequence ATGAATAAAAAAGATCGCCAAAAAGCCTTGTTGTTGCTCATTAAAGAGCATCCTGTGGGTCGTCAGGAAGATATTGTTGCGCATTTTGAAAAGATTGGCGAAAAGGTTACCCAAGCAACAATATCGCGTGATATTAATGAGTTAGGATTAATTAAAGTTCCAAATTCCCATGATGGCTTTTTATATCATTTACCAAAATCTGACGACAGGCCATACTTACAGCGATTACGTCGAGCGCTACAGCAATCATTTTTGAATTTGCGTGCGCAGCGTGGAATGATTATGATCAAAGTTCAACCTGGAAATGGTCAATTGGTAGCAAACTTGATTGAGCAAGTGCAGCTACCGGAAATATTTGCAACCATAAGCGATGATGGTTCGGTTCTCGTATTATTAAAAGATGGTATTCCTACGGCAAAAGTGATTAACATTATTCAAAAGTTACTTGAAAAATAA
- a CDS encoding TlyA family RNA methyltransferase produces MSIEKERVDILLVQQGLFQSREQAKRAVMAGQILGNNEERLDKAGEKIPVTTELHFKGEQLKYVSRGGLKLEKALNDFDITVENKTVLDIGSSTGGFTDVSLQNGAKLVYALDVGTNQLAWKLRNDDRVKVMENTNFRYSKLADFKYGQPEFATIDVSFISLGLILPALANIITMNGNVVALIKPQFEAGRENVGKNGIIKDTAVHKQVLQKVTQMMVNDGFSITDLTYSPIKGGQGNIEFLAVLKRSNQAEISGHINIDRLLERTYEQLNHKENDHE; encoded by the coding sequence ATGAGTATTGAAAAAGAACGTGTTGATATATTGCTGGTCCAACAAGGATTGTTTCAGTCACGTGAGCAAGCAAAACGTGCTGTGATGGCTGGTCAGATTCTTGGCAATAACGAAGAACGTTTAGATAAAGCGGGTGAAAAAATTCCCGTGACAACGGAACTACATTTCAAAGGTGAACAGCTAAAATATGTATCCCGTGGGGGATTGAAGTTAGAAAAAGCATTGAATGATTTTGATATTACCGTTGAAAACAAAACGGTGTTAGACATTGGCTCTTCCACGGGCGGTTTTACTGATGTTTCCCTTCAAAATGGTGCTAAACTGGTTTATGCGCTGGATGTGGGTACGAATCAACTAGCGTGGAAGTTGCGAAATGATGATCGTGTGAAAGTTATGGAAAATACAAACTTTCGCTATTCAAAATTAGCTGATTTTAAATACGGGCAACCAGAATTTGCTACAATCGATGTTTCATTTATTTCTTTGGGACTTATTTTACCAGCACTAGCTAATATTATTACTATGAATGGTAATGTTGTGGCCTTAATTAAACCACAGTTTGAAGCTGGACGTGAAAATGTTGGTAAGAACGGTATTATCAAAGATACAGCTGTTCATAAACAAGTTTTACAAAAAGTAACACAAATGATGGTTAATGATGGTTTTAGCATTACGGACTTAACTTACTCGCCAATTAAGGGGGGACAAGGGAATATTGAGTTCTTAGCAGTATTGAAACGATCAAATCAAGCCGAAATTAGCGGACATATTAATATTGACAGGCTACTTGAACGCACTTATGAGCAACTCAATCATAAGGAGAATGATCATGAATAA
- a CDS encoding polyprenyl synthetase family protein, producing the protein MIDLKSFQKEWLPKINQQLEDDLSMASLDSDLVAMMKYAVLNGGKRLRPLLTLAVVASFGKSITPSILKVATAIEWVHSYSLVHDDLPAMDNDMFRRGKPSVHALYGEANAILVGDALLTGAFEVIATANSSCSAEDCLPIEELLLITQNLAREAGGSGMVLGQLHDMDNHTEEQNVSPNWLLNDVYSMKTAALIRYTTTLGAIVTHQNGNVEDTHFDSKKAMYDFGEKFGLAFQIQDDLDDYQQDQLEDVNSLPHIVGVKEAQSMLDQYLFSTQEILANIVEQDQQFDRRLLDDFVSLIGDKK; encoded by the coding sequence ATGATTGATTTAAAAAGTTTCCAAAAAGAATGGCTCCCAAAAATTAATCAACAATTGGAAGATGATTTATCAATGGCTTCCCTGGATTCCGATTTAGTTGCTATGATGAAGTATGCAGTTTTGAATGGTGGTAAAAGACTCCGGCCATTGCTGACATTAGCAGTTGTTGCAAGTTTTGGAAAATCAATCACACCAAGTATATTGAAGGTAGCAACGGCAATTGAATGGGTTCATTCATATTCCCTTGTTCATGATGATTTGCCGGCAATGGATAATGATATGTTTCGGCGTGGAAAACCCAGCGTTCATGCATTATATGGTGAGGCCAATGCTATTTTAGTCGGTGATGCGTTATTAACTGGTGCCTTTGAAGTCATAGCGACTGCCAATAGTTCATGCAGTGCTGAGGATTGTCTTCCAATTGAAGAACTATTATTAATTACCCAAAACTTAGCTCGCGAAGCAGGTGGATCAGGAATGGTTTTAGGACAACTCCATGATATGGATAATCACACTGAAGAACAAAATGTTAGTCCAAATTGGCTGTTAAATGATGTTTATAGCATGAAGACTGCAGCATTGATAAGATATACAACAACGTTGGGCGCAATAGTGACCCATCAAAATGGCAATGTTGAGGATACTCATTTTGATTCGAAGAAGGCAATGTATGATTTTGGTGAAAAATTTGGATTGGCCTTTCAAATTCAAGATGATTTAGACGATTATCAGCAAGATCAATTAGAAGATGTGAACTCATTGCCACATATAGTGGGTGTTAAAGAGGCACAAAGCATGCTTGACCAATACCTCTTCTCAACACAAGAAATATTAGCTAATATTGTTGAACAAGATCAACAATTTGATCGACGTTTGCTAGATGATTTTGTTAGTTTAATTGGAGATAAAAAATGA
- a CDS encoding exodeoxyribonuclease VII small subunit, protein MSEQPTFEDKLQQLESIVSQLEKGDRPLETALADFQTGVGLVKDLQKTLKDAEDTLAKVIDNDDELSDLELTND, encoded by the coding sequence ATGAGTGAACAACCTACATTTGAAGATAAGTTACAACAATTAGAAAGTATCGTTAGTCAGCTAGAAAAGGGCGATCGTCCCTTGGAAACGGCTTTGGCTGACTTTCAAACCGGCGTTGGTTTAGTTAAAGATTTACAAAAGACATTGAAGGATGCTGAGGATACATTGGCAAAAGTTATAGATAATGATGATGAATTATCAGATTTGGAATTAACTAATGATTGA
- the xseA gene encoding exodeoxyribonuclease VII large subunit: MEKEQNQYLTVSALSAYLKRKFDADPYLAKVYVTGEISNMGRRRGPHLYFSIKDSESNAVINASMFGYERRIKFQPEEGMKINAIGRVEIYEPRGSYSIILESMTPDGVGELFLAYEQLKRKLQTEGLFDLPKKQIPLFPKKIAVITSPTGAVIEDIARTVQRRFPSAQVILFPAVVQGEKAAPTIIRQLQRIDNMDFDTLIVGRGGGSIEDLWAFNDENLARTVASMQTPVISSVGHETDNTLVDFVSDRRAATPTAAAELATPVTLQQLTTRLQELHLRQISRIKQMIDMRQQRLNRVATHVIFQQPDRLYTGYNQRIDQLSHSLQQLTKQKVINEEHKLSAILQRQQQLQRSLLQPVQERLQLLSTKLDLVSPLKILSSGYAIVEHNNKVVRSTTSIKFNDEVDMRFSDGHATAKITGVQHE; this comes from the coding sequence ATGGAAAAAGAACAAAATCAGTACTTAACGGTCAGTGCATTGAGTGCTTATTTAAAAAGAAAATTTGATGCTGATCCGTATTTAGCCAAAGTCTATGTTACCGGTGAAATTTCTAATATGGGTCGCCGTCGCGGCCCACATTTATATTTTTCTATTAAGGATAGTGAAAGCAATGCTGTGATTAATGCATCAATGTTTGGCTATGAACGGCGCATTAAATTTCAGCCTGAAGAGGGAATGAAGATTAATGCGATTGGACGGGTGGAAATATATGAACCACGGGGCTCATATTCCATTATTTTGGAATCAATGACTCCTGACGGCGTTGGTGAACTCTTTTTAGCTTATGAACAACTAAAGCGCAAATTACAGACCGAAGGATTGTTTGATTTGCCCAAAAAACAAATACCGTTATTCCCTAAAAAAATAGCGGTAATTACTTCACCAACTGGGGCAGTTATTGAAGATATTGCTCGTACGGTGCAACGACGTTTTCCAAGTGCTCAGGTTATTTTATTTCCAGCAGTGGTGCAGGGCGAAAAGGCAGCGCCAACAATTATTCGGCAACTCCAACGTATTGATAATATGGATTTTGACACGTTAATTGTTGGACGTGGCGGTGGTTCTATTGAAGATTTGTGGGCTTTTAATGATGAAAATTTGGCGCGAACTGTTGCTAGTATGCAGACTCCGGTGATTAGTTCAGTTGGACATGAGACAGATAATACCTTAGTTGATTTTGTTTCTGATCGACGTGCGGCTACGCCGACGGCCGCAGCTGAATTAGCGACACCGGTAACATTACAACAATTGACCACTCGTTTGCAAGAATTACATTTACGGCAAATATCACGGATTAAACAGATGATTGACATGAGACAACAACGATTAAATCGAGTTGCAACGCATGTTATTTTTCAGCAACCGGATCGTTTATACACGGGGTATAATCAACGAATAGATCAGTTATCGCATTCACTGCAACAGCTAACAAAACAAAAAGTAATTAATGAAGAACACAAATTGTCGGCAATATTGCAACGACAACAACAGTTACAACGTAGTTTATTGCAACCTGTACAAGAAAGATTACAATTATTAAGTACTAAATTAGACTTAGTAAGCCCTTTGAAAATATTATCCAGTGGTTATGCAATTGTTGAGCATAACAATAAAGTAGTTCGTAGCACAACAAGTATTAAATTTAATGATGAAGTCGACATGCGCTTTTCTGATGGGCATGCCACGGCAAAAATAACAGGAGTACAGCATGAGTGA
- the glmU gene encoding bifunctional UDP-N-acetylglucosamine diphosphorylase/glucosamine-1-phosphate N-acetyltransferase GlmU, which translates to MSNINVLILAAGNGSRMKSTTPKVLHSVAGQTMIDWVLDAVEPLKTDKLITVIGVGAERVQEHVGDRSSFVLQSQQLGTGHAVRQAEAALKDSDGVTLIMSGDTPMFRSETLQGFIAEHERSNNAVTVLTAIADDPTGYGRIVRGEDETVQKIIEQKDASITERRIKEINTGVYVFNNRLLFESLAKVQNNNAQGEYYLPDTLNILRRSGEQIGAHTLQDFTESLGVNDRVALATANRVMHERINHQLMVDGVELLDPANTYIDSTVKIGPDTLIEGGVTILGKTTIGVNNTITQGSRIVNSVVGDNNVITSSHIEDAILQNGTTVGPYAHLRPAAHLDDNVHVGNFVEVKNAKLGKNTKSGHLTYIGNATVGQDVNIGAGTIFVNYDGVNKFNSTVGDRAFIGSNTKIVAPVNIAQESITAAGSTITNDIPEHAMGIARTRQTNKEDFWHHMPHKF; encoded by the coding sequence ATGAGCAATATAAACGTATTAATATTGGCAGCAGGAAATGGCTCAAGAATGAAGTCAACAACCCCAAAAGTGTTGCATAGTGTGGCTGGGCAAACGATGATTGACTGGGTACTAGACGCTGTCGAACCACTTAAGACGGATAAGTTAATCACTGTTATTGGGGTTGGCGCTGAACGTGTCCAAGAACATGTCGGTGATCGTAGTTCATTTGTACTTCAATCTCAACAACTTGGTACTGGTCATGCTGTGCGTCAAGCTGAAGCAGCACTTAAAGACAGCGATGGTGTCACCCTAATTATGTCTGGTGACACGCCAATGTTTCGTTCAGAAACCTTACAAGGTTTCATTGCAGAGCATGAACGTTCAAATAACGCTGTGACTGTACTAACTGCCATTGCTGATGATCCTACTGGGTACGGTCGCATTGTTCGCGGAGAAGATGAGACAGTTCAGAAAATTATTGAACAAAAAGATGCTAGTATCACAGAACGTCGTATTAAAGAAATTAATACTGGCGTATATGTATTCAATAATCGTTTATTATTTGAATCACTAGCAAAAGTACAAAATAATAATGCGCAAGGCGAATACTACTTACCTGACACGCTTAACATTCTGCGACGCTCAGGAGAACAGATTGGTGCACACACACTCCAAGACTTTACAGAGTCATTAGGAGTTAATGATCGAGTAGCATTGGCAACAGCTAACCGCGTCATGCACGAAAGAATTAATCATCAATTAATGGTTGATGGCGTTGAACTATTAGATCCAGCGAATACATATATTGATTCAACAGTTAAAATAGGTCCTGACACCTTAATTGAGGGTGGTGTAACTATTTTAGGCAAAACAACCATCGGCGTAAATAATACCATTACACAAGGGTCACGAATCGTAAATAGTGTGGTTGGTGACAATAATGTGATTACATCATCGCACATTGAAGATGCTATCCTACAAAATGGCACGACAGTGGGCCCATACGCACATTTGCGACCGGCTGCTCACTTAGATGATAACGTTCATGTTGGTAATTTCGTTGAAGTCAAGAATGCTAAATTGGGTAAAAACACTAAATCAGGACATCTTACTTACATAGGGAATGCCACTGTTGGTCAAGATGTTAATATTGGAGCAGGTACGATATTTGTTAATTACGATGGGGTGAATAAGTTTAACTCAACTGTAGGAGATCGCGCGTTTATTGGCTCAAATACCAAAATCGTTGCACCAGTTAACATTGCCCAAGAATCTATTACTGCTGCTGGGTCAACAATTACAAATGACATACCAGAACATGCAATGGGGATTGCCCGTACACGTCAGACCAATAAAGAAGATTTCTGGCATCACATGCCACATAAATTTTAA
- the purR gene encoding pur operon repressor → MKTRRSDRLVDMARYMLERPRKLISLSYFSKRYESAKSSISEDLSILKRTFQERGTGLLETVPGAAGGARFIPYMTESEAAEFIDDICRLVNDETRVLPGGYVYLSDLLGRPDILRQAGRLIATQYIRDDIDAVMTAATKGVPLAQAVADQLNVPFVIVRDDAKVTEGPTVSVNYLTGSSKRVEKMELSRRSLRTGSRVLVVDDFMKAGGTIQGMQTLVGEFDGTVVGTAVFAEGRSTTRLLDHFTSLLHVDTNLKNGDPILVTPGNYLNEIFKHEA, encoded by the coding sequence ATGAAAACACGTCGTTCTGACCGGTTAGTCGATATGGCGCGCTATATGCTTGAGCGCCCACGCAAATTGATATCTTTATCTTATTTTTCCAAAAGGTATGAATCGGCTAAGTCATCAATTTCTGAGGATCTATCAATACTCAAGCGTACATTCCAAGAACGTGGTACAGGTCTATTGGAGACGGTGCCTGGTGCTGCTGGTGGAGCACGTTTTATTCCTTATATGACTGAGTCCGAAGCAGCAGAGTTTATTGACGATATTTGCCGGTTAGTAAATGATGAGACACGCGTATTGCCTGGGGGGTATGTCTATCTATCTGATTTATTAGGTCGTCCTGATATTTTACGACAAGCTGGGCGTTTAATTGCAACACAATATATACGTGATGATATTGATGCTGTCATGACTGCAGCGACTAAAGGCGTTCCGTTGGCACAAGCTGTTGCTGATCAGTTAAATGTACCATTTGTAATTGTTCGCGACGATGCGAAAGTTACCGAAGGTCCGACTGTGTCTGTCAATTATTTGACTGGATCATCAAAGCGTGTCGAAAAAATGGAATTGTCTCGTCGCTCATTACGTACAGGGTCACGTGTGCTGGTCGTAGATGACTTTATGAAAGCTGGTGGAACAATTCAAGGGATGCAAACCTTGGTCGGTGAATTTGATGGTACGGTGGTTGGTACTGCAGTATTTGCTGAAGGCCGTTCAACAACCAGATTACTTGATCACTTCACATCATTATTGCATGTCGACACAAACTTAAAAAATGGTGATCCAATTTTGGTTACGCCGGGTAATTACTTGAACGAAATATTTAAACATGAGGCTTAA
- a CDS encoding metal ABC transporter permease, with product MFSYDFMQNAFIAGTIVSIVAGVIGTFVVARNYAFLTHSLSEIGFAGAAFGLWIGWPALLGMMIATSVASVAIGALESTYTKHDNVTSAVSALAIGLGILFLALGHTSSNAATGILFGSVLGISHRDLYLLIILALIVLITLLFNYRSLRQLAFDEAGIFLQTWKQKSVRYTFLIMIALSISISSQLVGSLLIFVLVTLPAASAKYYAKTTLQLMGMAIVFALFGTWIGLTIAYLTNLPTSFFIAIIEVIIYLVSIWQFKRNA from the coding sequence ATGTTTAGTTATGATTTTATGCAAAATGCTTTCATAGCAGGTACGATTGTCAGCATTGTTGCTGGGGTTATCGGTACATTTGTTGTGGCGCGAAATTATGCTTTTTTAACGCACTCTTTGAGTGAAATAGGTTTTGCCGGTGCAGCTTTTGGCTTATGGATTGGTTGGCCGGCTTTATTGGGTATGATGATTGCAACTTCTGTTGCTTCAGTGGCCATTGGCGCCTTGGAATCAACATATACGAAGCATGATAATGTCACAAGTGCTGTATCTGCATTAGCTATTGGTTTGGGAATATTATTTTTAGCACTGGGTCATACATCATCCAATGCCGCTACTGGCATTCTGTTTGGTTCGGTTCTTGGAATTAGTCATCGTGATTTATACTTGCTCATAATTTTAGCCTTAATTGTATTAATTACGCTACTATTCAATTACCGCTCCTTGCGTCAATTAGCATTTGACGAAGCAGGTATTTTTCTTCAAACATGGAAACAAAAATCAGTGCGCTATACCTTTTTAATCATGATTGCATTATCGATTAGTATTTCATCACAATTGGTAGGATCCTTACTTATATTTGTGCTGGTAACATTACCAGCGGCGAGCGCAAAATATTATGCTAAAACGACGTTGCAACTTATGGGGATGGCCATTGTCTTCGCTTTGTTCGGTACGTGGATTGGCTTGACAATTGCTTATTTAACAAATTTACCAACCAGTTTTTTTATAGCTATTATAGAGGTAATAATTTATCTTGTTTCAATATGGCAATTTAAACGAAATGCCTAG
- a CDS encoding ABC transporter ATP-binding protein, with the protein MNTIISTKDFMVRYGEKVILSHINIEVLAGQFLAVLGENGAGKTSFIKTLTGQNKQTEGTLTVATNHIGYVPQFRDISRDYPLSISEFVGLNFNHGSRLWFTKEEKQLITQALKRMDLNHMSDQRLGLASGGQKQRAFVAQALVKNPDLLILDESTASLDHEHKVQLLENVRTLQQATNMTVLFITHEIKLVTDFADGYLSFENGKVQQGDATQLQTLTMDMTSRHKEDEVRHV; encoded by the coding sequence ATGAATACAATCATTAGCACGAAAGATTTTATGGTTCGGTATGGGGAAAAAGTTATTTTATCGCATATCAACATTGAAGTACTGGCTGGACAGTTTCTGGCTGTTTTAGGAGAAAATGGTGCCGGTAAAACAAGTTTCATTAAAACACTCACTGGACAAAATAAGCAAACAGAAGGCACATTAACGGTAGCGACTAATCATATTGGATATGTTCCACAATTCAGAGATATTTCTCGTGATTATCCTTTAAGTATATCTGAATTTGTCGGACTGAATTTCAATCATGGTAGCCGCTTATGGTTTACTAAAGAAGAAAAGCAGTTAATAACTCAAGCTTTAAAGCGTATGGACTTAAATCACATGAGTGATCAGCGATTAGGACTAGCATCAGGGGGACAAAAACAACGCGCATTTGTAGCTCAAGCCTTAGTAAAAAATCCTGATTTGTTAATTCTAGATGAGTCCACTGCTAGTTTGGATCATGAACACAAAGTGCAATTATTGGAAAATGTCCGTACCTTACAACAAGCCACAAATATGACAGTGCTATTTATTACACATGAAATCAAGCTAGTCACTGATTTTGCGGATGGCTATCTTTCTTTTGAAAATGGTAAAGTACAACAAGGAGATGCTACCCAGTTACAAACACTGACGATGGATATGACGTCTAGGCACAAAGAAGATGAGGTGCGCCATGTTTAG
- a CDS encoding metal ABC transporter substrate-binding protein → MNKQSVYAILTIMLIPIGILLVCAKMVGDTTEIQDTAVKITTDNPAYQQIAKAIAGKKGRVSLMSGNLKTAQQKTKLKKSELLLTDDHTSALLTEAQKLHSSPKLVIASDYIHTDSSTQKYYLSPNTTVVMAQQIMNYLSDMDPRNRDTYVENNKQFVEKISDLTTLYTTLKKIKDIRYVATNNSQHLLMTQLGYAAETDDVSKLTDKQMSDLESKLADKKIQFIFTTSQDTTEKKQKLVTMAKKDDIPVVTFSQFTPDSTKIWTWQLTQLKKIQKALDK, encoded by the coding sequence ATGAATAAACAATCCGTTTATGCAATTTTAACGATTATGTTAATTCCTATTGGAATTCTTTTAGTGTGCGCTAAAATGGTTGGCGACACAACTGAAATACAAGATACTGCTGTGAAAATTACGACAGATAATCCAGCCTATCAACAAATTGCAAAAGCTATTGCCGGTAAAAAAGGGCGTGTTAGCCTGATGTCGGGCAATCTCAAAACAGCACAACAGAAAACAAAATTGAAAAAGTCTGAACTACTTTTGACAGATGATCACACGAGTGCGCTGTTAACAGAAGCTCAAAAGTTACATAGTAGCCCTAAGTTAGTAATTGCGAGTGACTATATTCATACAGACTCGTCGACACAGAAGTATTATCTAAGCCCAAATACAACAGTAGTAATGGCCCAACAAATTATGAATTATTTGAGTGACATGGACCCAAGAAATCGTGATACTTATGTCGAAAACAATAAGCAATTTGTGGAAAAAATAAGCGATTTGACTACGCTTTATACAACCCTAAAAAAAATAAAAGATATTCGGTATGTCGCTACAAACAACTCACAGCATTTGCTTATGACACAGTTGGGATACGCTGCCGAAACAGATGATGTATCTAAATTAACGGATAAGCAAATGTCAGATCTTGAAAGTAAATTAGCTGATAAAAAAATTCAGTTTATTTTTACAACGTCACAGGATACAACTGAAAAGAAACAAAAACTTGTGACTATGGCAAAAAAAGATGATATTCCTGTCGTCACATTTAGTCAATTTACGCCTGACAGTACGAAAATTTGGACTTGGCAATTAACGCAACTCAAAAAAATTCAAAAGGCATTAGATAAATGA
- a CDS encoding Veg family protein — MPSSLQDIKTKIDAHVGQEVTIIAQAGRKKITERSGILRSTFPSLFVVELDEDANFEHASYSYTDILTKNIDITFADELPA, encoded by the coding sequence ATGCCAAGTAGTTTGCAAGATATTAAAACAAAGATTGACGCTCATGTGGGTCAAGAAGTGACGATTATTGCCCAAGCTGGACGAAAGAAAATCACGGAGCGCTCAGGAATTCTTCGTTCAACATTTCCTTCATTGTTCGTTGTCGAATTAGATGAGGATGCTAATTTTGAACATGCTTCATATAGTTATACAGATATTTTAACAAAGAATATTGACATTACATTCGCTGATGAGTTGCCCGCTTAA